The DNA window CCGCGTCCCCTTCATGCGCCCGGCCAGGCATACGCCATAGGCATTCCACGTCGAATGGGTTTCCAGGTCGATAAGTTTGTTGGCCTCAGAATCGACGGCGCGGAAATGCAGCCTGTTAGCGTCCGCTTCGGCCACGAACGCCGTGGTCGTGTCCGAAGCCGGCTGGTGCACGACCAATACCGGCCTGCCTCCCACCGTGTCATTTACCACTCGAGTGCGCTGGAGCGCGGACATGGGGTACGCCTTCGCCTCTCCGCCCGCTTCAAGTCCCACGATCGTGTCTTTCGGATGAAGCCGGCGGTCGTGGCTGAAAGCGCCCTCCGGCGCGGCGCCGCGCATGCCTACTATTCCCTGGTTGAGGATCCTGTTCTCAACCGCCAACCGCTCCGCGTATCCAGGCAGTGGCTTCAGCGCGAGCGTATCGGGATACAGCTTGCGCCATTCGCTCCAGGTGGTGAGCAAAAAGGGATACAACGCCAGATGCGCGCCCTTGAGCGGCCCGGAGATGGCTTTGAGAGTTGACTGCTGCCAGCGGCTGCCTGTATCACGGTCTTTGAACACCTCGTTGCCGCCGATCAGACCTGCGGTATCGAAAACGAGAGCCCTACATCGCACGGCGGCCCTGAACACGAGGGCCGTGTTGCAGTACGATCACCATGTGACCGCGATGGGTCCATCCGCCATCCGGTCTTGAACAACGCCGTGCTGCGCCAGGATCGCCGCCGGATAAGCCTTGGCGGTTTTGCCGTCGGTCACTCCGATCAGCAGGTTGCTGGAAGAGAGAAAAATGGCTTGTGAAGCCGGGACGAATTGCGGGTGGTCGATGGTCACGTAGGGCAGATGCAGTTCTTTCGCCTGTGCCGTGATTCCCTGCGGCGCGAAAGTCATAACCATAG is part of the Acidobacteriota bacterium genome and encodes:
- a CDS encoding DUF3179 domain-containing protein, translating into MFRAAVRCRALVFDTAGLIGGNEVFKDRDTGSRWQQSTLKAISGPLKGAHLALYPFLLTTWSEWRKLYPDTLALKPLPGYAERLAVENRILNQGIVGMRGAAPEGAFSHDRRLHPKDTIVGLEAGGEAKAYPMSALQRTRVVNDTVGGRPVLVVHQPASDTTTAFVAEADANRLHFRAVDSEANKLIDLETHSTWNAYGVCLAGRMKGTRLKPLILEPEFWFAWSEFHPKTLLYGSRSAR
- a CDS encoding DUF3179 domain-containing protein, whose translation is MHKSPEKAGTEDRVLGKVESSIRSVKLGWLAVLLAAMVMTFAPQGITAQAKELHLPYVTIDHPQFVPASQAIFLSSSNLLIGVTDGKTAKAYPAAILAQHGVVQDRMADGPIAVTW